A genome region from Solanum pennellii chromosome 12, SPENNV200 includes the following:
- the LOC107007716 gene encoding calcineurin B-like protein 4 isoform X1, whose translation MTGTMLALKGCFRSLTSRRPPGFENHDLLASETSFSVNEVDALYVLYEKLSSSIIDDGLIHKEEFLLALFNSSLKQNLFAQRLFDLFDIKHNGVIEFGEFVRSLSIFHPRTPQADKIEFAFKMYDLRHTGFIERDELKEMVFAILKESKLTLPDDAIEAIVDKTFVEADTKGDGRIDLEEWKELVIRYPSIIKNMTLPFLKEITQMFPSFVLTTEAQDSQLVFE comes from the exons ATGACTG GGACAATGCTTGCTTTAAAGGGCTGTTTTCGTTCCCTGACATCAAGACGTCCACCTGGTTTCGAGAACCATGACTTACTAGCTTCTGAGACTTCAT TTTCTGTTAATGAAGTGGATGCATTGTATGTTCTGTATGAAAAACTTAGCAGCTCCATAATTGATGATGGTCTTATTCATAAG GAAGAGTTTCTCCTTGCACTCTTCAACAGTAGCCTTAAGCAGAATCTTTTCGCACAGAGA TTGTTTGATTTGTTTGATATTAAGCATAACGGAGTTATTGAGTTTGGAGAATTTGTTCGGTCATTAAGCATCTTCCATCCAAGGACTCCTCAAGCAGACAAAATTGAAT ttgCATTTAAAATGTACGACTTGAGGCACACTGGATTCATAGAACGCGATGAG TTGAAGGAAATGGTATTTGCTATACTGAAGGAATCAAAATTGACACTTCCAGATGATGCTATCGAAGCAATTGTTGATAAG ACATTCGTAGAGGCTGATACGAAAGGAGATGGACGGATCGATCTAGAAGAGTGGAAGGAATTGGTCATAAGATATCCTTCTATCATCAAGAACATGACTCTACCATTCCTTAA GGAAATAACTCAAATGTTTCCAAGCTTTGTGCTGACAACTGAAGCTCAAGATTCACAACTAGTGTTTGAGTGA
- the LOC107007716 gene encoding calcineurin B-like protein 4 isoform X2, whose amino-acid sequence MLALKGCFRSLTSRRPPGFENHDLLASETSFSVNEVDALYVLYEKLSSSIIDDGLIHKEEFLLALFNSSLKQNLFAQRLFDLFDIKHNGVIEFGEFVRSLSIFHPRTPQADKIEFAFKMYDLRHTGFIERDELKEMVFAILKESKLTLPDDAIEAIVDKTFVEADTKGDGRIDLEEWKELVIRYPSIIKNMTLPFLKEITQMFPSFVLTTEAQDSQLVFE is encoded by the exons ATGCTTGCTTTAAAGGGCTGTTTTCGTTCCCTGACATCAAGACGTCCACCTGGTTTCGAGAACCATGACTTACTAGCTTCTGAGACTTCAT TTTCTGTTAATGAAGTGGATGCATTGTATGTTCTGTATGAAAAACTTAGCAGCTCCATAATTGATGATGGTCTTATTCATAAG GAAGAGTTTCTCCTTGCACTCTTCAACAGTAGCCTTAAGCAGAATCTTTTCGCACAGAGA TTGTTTGATTTGTTTGATATTAAGCATAACGGAGTTATTGAGTTTGGAGAATTTGTTCGGTCATTAAGCATCTTCCATCCAAGGACTCCTCAAGCAGACAAAATTGAAT ttgCATTTAAAATGTACGACTTGAGGCACACTGGATTCATAGAACGCGATGAG TTGAAGGAAATGGTATTTGCTATACTGAAGGAATCAAAATTGACACTTCCAGATGATGCTATCGAAGCAATTGTTGATAAG ACATTCGTAGAGGCTGATACGAAAGGAGATGGACGGATCGATCTAGAAGAGTGGAAGGAATTGGTCATAAGATATCCTTCTATCATCAAGAACATGACTCTACCATTCCTTAA GGAAATAACTCAAATGTTTCCAAGCTTTGTGCTGACAACTGAAGCTCAAGATTCACAACTAGTGTTTGAGTGA